A section of the Bryobacteraceae bacterium genome encodes:
- a CDS encoding phosphate acetyltransferase yields MQVPESARRFFEEQTARLRRQIRKKRIVFPEGEDPRVIAAANRLCTEELLIPVLMGRPSGHVASCVVVEQPENNPKLNDYARLLYEKRRARGITEMEARRMALDPLVFAGLMVAAGDADGFVGGAATTTADTFRAAHRTIGMRTDIKTASGVMIVCTHAEECGAGGVLAMADPALVIEPTPSQLADIAIATADTVRNVMGVEPIVALLSFSTKGSARHPLASKVIEARRIVEARRPDLHVDGELQADAALVESVGRSKAPGSTVAGKANTLIFPDVGSANIGVKLVERLGRAVCTGPLFQGFAKPANDLSRGCSAEDIYRLGILTALQAGD; encoded by the coding sequence ATGCAGGTTCCCGAGTCGGCACGGCGCTTCTTTGAGGAGCAGACGGCGAGGCTCCGCCGCCAGATCCGGAAGAAGCGGATCGTTTTCCCGGAAGGCGAGGATCCGCGGGTGATCGCCGCGGCGAACCGCCTCTGCACCGAGGAGCTGCTGATTCCCGTTTTGATGGGCCGGCCCAGCGGCCATGTGGCTTCCTGCGTGGTGGTCGAACAGCCGGAAAACAACCCGAAGCTGAACGACTACGCGCGCCTGCTTTATGAGAAGCGCCGCGCGCGCGGCATTACCGAGATGGAGGCGCGCCGCATGGCGCTCGATCCGCTGGTTTTTGCCGGGCTGATGGTCGCGGCCGGCGATGCGGACGGATTTGTGGGCGGCGCCGCCACCACCACCGCCGACACGTTCCGCGCGGCGCACCGCACCATTGGGATGCGCACCGACATCAAGACCGCTTCCGGCGTGATGATCGTCTGCACGCACGCCGAAGAATGCGGCGCCGGCGGGGTGCTGGCGATGGCGGACCCAGCGCTGGTGATCGAGCCCACGCCCTCGCAACTGGCCGACATCGCCATTGCCACGGCGGACACGGTACGCAACGTGATGGGCGTGGAACCGATTGTCGCCCTGCTCTCTTTTTCGACCAAGGGCTCGGCCAGACACCCGCTGGCTTCGAAGGTGATCGAGGCACGGCGCATCGTGGAGGCGCGCCGTCCCGATCTGCACGTGGATGGCGAACTCCAGGCCGATGCCGCACTTGTAGAGAGCGTCGGCCGGTCCAAGGCGCCCGGTTCCACGGTGGCGGGCAAGGCCAACACGCTCATCTTCCCTGACGTCGGCAGCGCCAACATCGGCGTGAAGCTGGTGGAGCGCCTGGGCCGCGCTGTCTGCACCGGCCCGCTGTTTCAGGGCTTCGCAAAGCCCGCCAACGACCTGTCGCGCGGCTGTTCGGCCGAAGACATCTACCGGCTCGGCATTCTCACCGCGCTCCAGGCCGGCGATTGA
- the argD gene encoding acetylornithine aminotransferase: protein MSTTVRQDLPHIVTPLPGPRARQIVERDHAVMSPSYTRSYPFVIERGEGAIVTDVDGNRFLDMNAGIAVVATGHSHPRVVEAIRRQAERFLHMSGTDFYYENMVTLAERLARLVPGGGPRRVFFGNSGAEAIECALKLARHATRRDKFIAFLGAFHGRTMGALSLTASKTAQREGFAPLFPGATHIPYAYCYRCAYNRTPDTCNVECVRVLEEELFRTILPPGEVAAVFVEPIQGEGGYVVPPQKFFDELQAVCRRHGILLVADEVQSGMGRTGRMFASEHFGLEPDIVTIAKGIASGLPLGATVSRAELMTWKPGAHASTFGGNPVAVEAALATIELLEQELVDNAARIGARMMARMREWPRRFPHVGDVRGLGLMIGFELVKDQATRERAPELRDRIVGLAFQRGLLILGAGPNSIRLAPPLVLTADQADFAVETLEACIEEAARG from the coding sequence ATGTCCACCACCGTGCGCCAGGATCTGCCCCACATCGTTACGCCGCTACCCGGTCCACGGGCCAGACAGATCGTCGAACGCGATCACGCGGTGATGAGCCCGTCTTACACGCGCAGCTACCCGTTCGTGATTGAGCGCGGCGAGGGCGCCATTGTCACCGACGTCGATGGCAACCGGTTTCTGGACATGAATGCGGGGATTGCCGTGGTCGCCACCGGCCACAGCCACCCGAGGGTCGTCGAAGCCATCCGCCGCCAGGCAGAGCGCTTCCTTCACATGTCGGGCACGGACTTCTACTACGAGAACATGGTGACGCTGGCCGAGCGGCTGGCGCGGCTCGTGCCCGGCGGGGGGCCGCGGCGCGTGTTTTTTGGCAACTCGGGCGCCGAGGCCATCGAGTGCGCGCTGAAGCTGGCGCGGCATGCGACGCGGCGCGACAAGTTCATCGCCTTCCTTGGCGCATTCCACGGCCGCACGATGGGCGCGCTTTCGCTGACGGCCTCGAAGACGGCGCAGCGCGAGGGCTTCGCGCCGCTGTTTCCGGGCGCCACGCACATTCCGTATGCTTACTGCTACCGCTGCGCCTACAACCGAACGCCGGACACCTGCAACGTCGAGTGCGTGCGGGTGCTCGAGGAGGAGCTGTTCCGTACGATCCTGCCCCCCGGTGAGGTGGCTGCGGTCTTCGTCGAGCCCATACAGGGCGAGGGCGGCTATGTCGTGCCGCCGCAGAAGTTCTTTGACGAGCTCCAGGCCGTGTGCCGGCGGCACGGCATCCTGCTGGTCGCCGATGAAGTGCAGAGCGGCATGGGACGCACGGGGCGGATGTTCGCCAGCGAGCATTTCGGCCTCGAGCCGGACATCGTGACCATCGCAAAGGGCATCGCCAGCGGCCTGCCGCTTGGCGCGACGGTGTCGCGTGCCGAACTGATGACGTGGAAGCCCGGGGCGCACGCCTCCACCTTTGGCGGCAACCCGGTGGCGGTGGAAGCGGCGCTGGCCACGATTGAGCTGCTCGAACAGGAACTGGTGGACAACGCCGCCCGTATCGGCGCGCGCATGATGGCGCGCATGCGCGAGTGGCCGCGGCGGTTCCCGCATGTCGGCGACGTGCGGGGCCTGGGGCTGATGATCGGCTTTGAGCTCGTGAAAGACCAGGCGACGCGCGAGCGCGCGCCCGAGCTGCGGGACCGCATTGTCGGGCTGGCGTTTCAGCGCGGGCTGCTGATTCTCGGCGCCGGGCCGAACTCGATCCGGCTCGCTCCGCCGCTGGTGCTCACGGCCGACCAGGCCGACTTCGCTGTCGAAACGCTGGAGGCCTGCATTGAGGAGGCCGCGCGGGGCTGA
- the argR gene encoding arginine repressor, with product MTKNYRQGQILKLIRSKRINTQEELAQELRALGIEVTQVTLSRDLREMGIVKTADGYREILPDPTGPSLAQVMAEYLLDVRLAQHLVILKTSTGSANSLAVALDQEDWPEIAGTVAGDDTVFVACWDNQRAKTVHERLLSYVNQ from the coding sequence ATGACGAAGAATTACCGCCAGGGGCAGATCCTGAAACTGATCCGTTCAAAAAGGATCAACACGCAGGAAGAGCTCGCGCAGGAGCTGCGCGCGCTTGGCATTGAAGTCACCCAGGTCACCCTTTCGCGCGACCTGCGCGAAATGGGGATCGTCAAGACCGCCGACGGTTACCGGGAGATTCTGCCGGACCCGACCGGGCCCAGTCTCGCTCAGGTGATGGCCGAGTATCTGCTCGACGTCAGGCTGGCTCAGCACCTGGTGATCCTCAAGACCTCCACCGGCAGCGCCAATTCTCTTGCGGTTGCGCTCGACCAGGAAGACTGGCCCGAGATCGCCGGTACGGTCGCCGGCGATGACACCGTCTTTGTCGCCTGTTGGGACAACCAGCGCGCCAAGACCGTGCACGAGCGGCTGCTGTCGTACGTCAATCAGTAG
- a CDS encoding histone deacetylase: MLPYKLVYHERYDLNFGSHIFPAVKYRLIRDRLLGEGLAEEADFIRPEPISREQLLLVHTEEWINKLERGTLSYHEVLKLEAPYSRRMAEAAFLAAGGTLLAARRALADGAGFNIGGGFHHAFPDHGEGFCAIHDVAVAIRALQREGVVRKALVADCDVHHGNGTAAIFGGDRSVFTLSIHHFNNYPAVKPPSTIDIHLEDGVGDEEYLARLRPAYEAAVLGFRPEIVFYVAGVDPYEDDQLGGLTLTREGLYERDRLIFDIALRKHVPVVVTLAGGYARKTEDTVALHVQTAVALRDSMKEWARRW, translated from the coding sequence GTGTTGCCGTACAAACTCGTCTATCACGAGCGCTACGACCTGAACTTCGGCTCGCACATCTTTCCGGCCGTCAAGTACCGCCTCATCCGGGACCGCCTTCTCGGCGAGGGGCTGGCAGAGGAAGCTGACTTCATCAGGCCGGAGCCGATCTCGCGCGAGCAGCTTCTGCTGGTGCACACGGAGGAGTGGATCAACAAGCTCGAACGCGGCACGCTGAGCTATCACGAGGTGCTGAAGCTGGAAGCGCCCTATTCCCGCCGGATGGCGGAAGCAGCGTTTCTGGCTGCCGGAGGAACGCTGCTGGCCGCGCGGCGCGCACTCGCCGATGGGGCCGGCTTCAATATAGGCGGCGGCTTTCATCATGCCTTCCCGGACCACGGAGAAGGTTTCTGCGCGATTCATGATGTCGCCGTGGCCATTCGCGCGCTTCAGCGCGAGGGCGTCGTCCGCAAGGCGCTGGTCGCCGACTGCGACGTCCACCACGGCAACGGAACGGCCGCCATTTTTGGCGGCGACCGCAGCGTGTTCACGCTCTCCATCCACCACTTCAACAACTATCCGGCGGTGAAGCCGCCCTCGACGATCGACATCCACCTGGAGGACGGAGTCGGCGATGAAGAGTATCTCGCACGCCTGCGGCCCGCCTATGAAGCGGCCGTGCTCGGCTTCCGCCCGGAGATCGTGTTCTACGTCGCCGGCGTGGATCCGTATGAAGACGACCAGCTCGGCGGGCTTACGCTCACGCGGGAAGGGCTCTACGAGCGCGACCGGCTCATCTTTGACATTGCGCTGCGCAAGCACGTTCCCGTCGTGGTGACCCTGGCGGGCGGCTATGCCCGCAAGACGGAGGACACCGTTGCGCTGCACGTGCAGACGGCAGTAGCACTGAGAGACAGCATGAAGGAGTGGGCCCGGCGATGGTAG
- the aslA gene encoding N-acetylgalactosamine-6-sulfatase, with protein MVDRRTFLASTAAALTPAASTAQPAPRPNIILILADDLGYGDLGCYGQTRIQTPNLDRMAAEGIRFTSAYAGSTVCAPSRCSLMTGLHTGHARTRGNRSPDLPLRPEDVTVTEVLKQAGYRTALFGKWSLGELGSSGYPTRKGFDEWFGFFSQLHAHNYYPEHVLDGETAWLCRGNMGMQRRDYAPDLFTERALRFLEKQNRATPFFLHLCYTAPHANNEMGRDTGDGMEVPSYGPYANRPWPQPEKGFAAMITRMDADIGRILAALKSRGLDENTLVIFTSDNGPHREGGHDPRFFESSGPLRGIKRDLYEGGIRVPMIARWPARIRGGQTSDFPWAFWDVLPTLAELAGAKMPPGLDGISVAAALTGQAQKSHEHFYWEFHEGGFSQAVRMGPWKGVRKGVEGPIELYNLEEDLGERRDLASDRPEIVREVARLMRESRTESEFWPVKRAATGA; from the coding sequence ATGGTAGACCGCAGGACGTTTCTGGCTTCCACGGCCGCTGCGCTGACGCCGGCAGCGAGCACCGCCCAGCCGGCGCCGCGGCCGAACATCATCCTGATCCTTGCCGACGATCTCGGCTACGGCGACCTGGGCTGCTACGGGCAGACCCGCATCCAGACCCCCAACCTGGACCGCATGGCGGCCGAAGGCATCCGCTTTACCTCCGCCTATGCGGGCTCCACCGTGTGCGCGCCTTCGCGCTGTTCGCTGATGACGGGCCTGCACACCGGCCATGCGCGGACGCGCGGCAACCGGTCGCCGGACCTGCCGCTGCGGCCGGAAGACGTCACCGTGACGGAGGTCCTGAAGCAGGCCGGCTACCGGACGGCGCTGTTCGGCAAGTGGAGCCTCGGCGAGCTCGGATCCAGCGGGTACCCGACGCGCAAGGGCTTCGACGAATGGTTCGGTTTTTTTTCGCAGCTTCACGCCCACAACTACTACCCCGAACACGTGCTGGACGGCGAAACCGCCTGGCTCTGCCGCGGCAATATGGGCATGCAACGGCGCGATTATGCGCCGGACCTGTTCACCGAACGGGCGCTGCGGTTTTTGGAAAAACAAAACCGTGCAACTCCGTTTTTTCTGCATCTGTGCTACACCGCGCCCCACGCCAACAATGAAATGGGCCGCGACACGGGCGACGGCATGGAGGTCCCATCCTACGGGCCATACGCGAACCGTCCCTGGCCGCAGCCGGAGAAGGGCTTTGCGGCGATGATCACCAGGATGGACGCGGACATCGGCCGGATCCTCGCTGCTCTCAAAAGCAGGGGGCTGGACGAAAACACGCTGGTGATCTTCACTTCGGACAACGGCCCGCACCGTGAAGGAGGCCACGACCCGAGATTTTTCGAGTCCAGCGGCCCGCTGCGCGGCATCAAGCGCGATCTTTACGAGGGCGGCATCCGCGTGCCGATGATCGCGCGCTGGCCTGCGCGGATCCGCGGGGGGCAGACGAGCGATTTTCCGTGGGCCTTCTGGGACGTGCTGCCTACGCTTGCCGAGCTGGCCGGCGCCAAGATGCCGCCGGGACTGGACGGCATCTCGGTGGCAGCCGCGCTCACTGGTCAGGCGCAAAAATCACACGAACATTTCTATTGGGAATTTCACGAGGGCGGGTTTTCGCAGGCCGTGCGGATGGGCCCGTGGAAGGGCGTGCGGAAAGGAGTCGAGGGCCCCATCGAGCTTTACAACCTGGAAGAGGATCTGGGCGAGCGGCGGGATCTTGCCAGTGACCGGCCCGAGATCGTCCGCGAAGTGGCGCGGCTGATGCGCGAGTCCCGCACCGAAAGCGAATTCTGGCCGGTGAAGCGCGCGGCCACGGGCGCGTGA
- a CDS encoding sulfatase, with product MIPLVSRRRILSLSAQSLGGLALAQLLEAESRPQLPHFAPRARRAIYLHMVGAPPQQETFDYKPKMEAMFDQDLPESIRQGQRLTTMTSGQSRFPIAPSVFRFSRHGQCGAEISELLPYTARMADDICIIRSMHTEAINHEPAITFIQTGFMIAGKPCIGSWLAYGLGSMNRDLPTFVVLTASHSHPRANVQAISARLWSSGFLSGEYSGVALRSTGDPVLFINNPEGVPPEIRRRMLDGVKALNEIEAGRWNDPETRVRIEQYEMAFRMQTSVPELTDLSREPAAVKQMYGPDVEKPGTFAYCALMARRLVERGVRFVQIYHRGWDVHGELPEVLPSQCRDVDQPSWALVQDLKQRGLLDDTVVIWGGEFGRTIYCQGKLTKTTYGRDHHPRCFSIWMAGGGVRGGVVHGETDEFSYNIVRDPVHVRDFQATLLHLFGIDHERFTYRYQGLDQRLTGVEKAHVVKAILA from the coding sequence ATGATTCCGCTCGTCTCCCGCCGCCGCATTCTTTCGCTTTCGGCGCAGAGCCTCGGAGGACTGGCGCTGGCCCAGCTTCTAGAGGCCGAGTCGCGCCCGCAGCTGCCGCACTTTGCGCCCCGGGCGCGGCGCGCCATTTATCTGCACATGGTGGGCGCGCCGCCGCAGCAGGAGACGTTCGACTACAAGCCGAAGATGGAGGCGATGTTCGACCAGGACCTGCCGGAGTCGATCCGCCAGGGGCAGCGGCTGACGACGATGACTTCGGGGCAGAGCCGGTTTCCGATTGCGCCATCGGTTTTCAGGTTCTCGCGGCACGGCCAGTGCGGGGCCGAGATCAGCGAACTGCTTCCCTACACGGCGCGGATGGCCGACGACATCTGCATCATCCGCTCGATGCACACCGAGGCGATCAACCACGAGCCGGCGATCACGTTCATCCAGACGGGCTTCATGATTGCGGGCAAGCCGTGCATCGGCTCGTGGCTGGCTTACGGGCTGGGCTCGATGAACCGCGACCTTCCCACGTTCGTGGTGCTCACCGCGTCGCATTCGCATCCGCGCGCCAACGTGCAGGCGATTTCGGCGCGGCTGTGGTCGAGCGGGTTCCTTTCGGGCGAATATTCGGGCGTAGCGCTGCGTTCGACGGGCGATCCGGTGCTGTTCATCAACAATCCGGAGGGAGTGCCGCCGGAGATCCGGCGCAGGATGCTGGACGGGGTGAAGGCGCTGAATGAAATCGAGGCCGGGCGATGGAACGACCCGGAGACGCGCGTCCGCATCGAGCAGTATGAGATGGCTTTCCGCATGCAGACGTCGGTGCCGGAGCTGACCGACCTGAGCCGGGAGCCGGCCGCGGTGAAACAGATGTACGGCCCCGACGTGGAAAAGCCGGGCACATTCGCCTACTGCGCGCTAATGGCGCGGAGGCTGGTGGAGCGCGGCGTGCGATTCGTGCAGATCTATCACCGCGGCTGGGACGTGCACGGCGAGCTGCCCGAGGTGCTGCCCTCGCAGTGCCGCGACGTCGACCAGCCCTCTTGGGCGCTGGTACAGGACCTGAAGCAGCGGGGGCTGCTCGACGATACGGTGGTCATCTGGGGAGGGGAGTTCGGCCGAACCATCTACTGCCAGGGCAAGCTGACCAAGACGACCTACGGGCGCGACCACCACCCGCGGTGCTTCTCGATCTGGATGGCGGGCGGCGGAGTCCGCGGCGGCGTGGTGCATGGCGAAACGGACGAATTCAGTTACAACATTGTCCGCGACCCCGTTCACGTGCGCGATTTCCAGGCGACGCTGCTGCACCTGTTCGGCATCGACCACGAGCGCTTCACCTACCGCTATCAGGGACTGGACCAGCGGCTGACGGGCGTCGAGAAGGCGCATGTCGTGAAGGCGATTCTCGCCTGA
- the narL gene encoding DNA-binding response regulator, which yields MKPMTSAMMNPCKIALCETQPATAEGVRSVIEQAEGLQCAWAAPHLPLAIQLARQASVDVLLLDKHFGQQLVVRAIEDLANTCPATAIIVWGASMTEAEALRFLQAGARGLLRKTASLTTIEQCLRTVAGGGIWVDEAVQPSMPERKDTGLPQLTPRESQVLELVRQGLRNREIAAALGIRPGTVKIHLKHIFEKTGIHGRYSLALNLMTRKDTGLAQRAEVA from the coding sequence ATGAAGCCGATGACTTCTGCCATGATGAACCCGTGCAAGATCGCGCTTTGCGAGACCCAGCCGGCCACGGCCGAGGGTGTCCGTTCCGTCATCGAACAGGCCGAAGGGCTGCAATGCGCCTGGGCCGCGCCCCATCTGCCTCTCGCCATTCAGTTGGCCCGCCAGGCCAGCGTCGACGTTCTGCTGCTCGACAAGCACTTCGGCCAGCAGCTTGTCGTGCGCGCCATCGAGGATCTGGCCAACACCTGCCCCGCCACCGCCATCATTGTCTGGGGCGCTTCCATGACCGAGGCCGAGGCGCTGCGGTTCCTCCAGGCCGGCGCCCGCGGGCTTCTCCGCAAGACCGCCAGCCTGACCACCATCGAGCAGTGCCTGCGGACGGTCGCCGGGGGCGGCATCTGGGTGGATGAGGCTGTGCAGCCATCCATGCCGGAGCGGAAAGACACCGGCCTGCCGCAACTGACACCGCGGGAAAGCCAGGTGCTCGAGCTGGTCCGCCAGGGGCTGAGAAACCGCGAGATTGCCGCCGCTCTCGGCATCCGCCCCGGCACGGTGAAGATCCACCTGAAGCACATTTTCGAAAAGACCGGCATTCATGGCCGCTACTCGCTCGCCCTGAACCTGATGACCCGGAAAGACACGGGGCTCGCCCAGCGCGCCGAAGTTGCCTGA
- the argH gene encoding argininosuccinate lyase: MKLWGGRFQEGPSETFQRFSWSLHFDRRLFEADIAGSKAWARALARAGILTGPEAETICAALDRVPPPPPDAPDEDVHTYVIRMLGELAGGLASKLHTGRSRNEQVSLDTRLWLRGEIDRIAGLLRGLMGALLGQADAHVSTVIPGYTHLRRAQPVTWAHYLLAYFEMFWRDHERLAQTRQRVNRMPLGSGALAGAGFPIDREALARELGFDGITANSMDVSADRDWALDFLSAASLLMMHLSRLAEDWILYSSDEFGWLELSDGVTSGSSLMPQKKNPDSLELIRGKCGRVFGCFTSLFMTMKGLPLTYNRDMQEDKEPLFEAADQTAASLEMARAVVETARLRPEAARRAAAEGWLVATDLAEALARSGVPFHDAHRLVGRLVLESLRQGRQPQHWTGEELHAFDPRFTPDMARLLEPEEGLKTRAVPGGAAPETVSAALEEARRRLESLS, encoded by the coding sequence TCCAGCGGTTTTCCTGGTCGCTGCACTTCGACCGCCGGCTGTTCGAAGCCGACATTGCGGGCTCGAAGGCATGGGCGCGCGCGCTGGCCCGCGCCGGCATTCTTACCGGACCGGAGGCGGAAACCATCTGCGCAGCGCTGGACCGGGTCCCGCCGCCTCCGCCGGATGCGCCCGATGAAGACGTCCACACCTACGTCATCCGCATGCTGGGAGAGCTGGCGGGCGGGCTCGCCTCGAAGCTCCACACCGGGCGCTCGCGCAACGAGCAGGTCTCGCTTGACACGCGCCTCTGGCTCCGCGGCGAAATCGACCGCATCGCCGGCCTGCTGCGGGGCCTGATGGGAGCGCTGCTCGGGCAGGCCGACGCGCATGTTTCGACGGTGATCCCCGGCTACACGCACCTGCGCCGCGCGCAGCCGGTGACCTGGGCGCATTATCTTCTGGCCTACTTTGAGATGTTCTGGCGCGACCACGAACGGCTGGCGCAGACGCGGCAGCGCGTCAACCGCATGCCGCTCGGCTCGGGAGCGCTGGCCGGCGCCGGCTTCCCCATCGACCGCGAGGCGCTGGCGCGCGAGCTCGGCTTTGACGGCATCACCGCAAACTCCATGGACGTCTCCGCCGACCGCGACTGGGCGCTCGATTTCCTGTCGGCCGCCTCGCTGCTGATGATGCACCTGTCGCGGCTGGCCGAGGACTGGATCCTGTATTCGTCCGACGAGTTCGGCTGGCTCGAGCTGTCCGACGGCGTCACCAGCGGATCCTCGCTCATGCCGCAGAAAAAGAACCCGGATTCTCTGGAACTGATCCGCGGAAAATGCGGACGGGTTTTCGGCTGTTTTACGTCATTATTCATGACGATGAAAGGCCTGCCGCTCACCTATAATCGCGACATGCAGGAGGACAAGGAGCCGCTTTTCGAGGCCGCCGACCAGACGGCCGCGTCACTCGAAATGGCCCGGGCCGTCGTGGAGACGGCGCGCCTGCGGCCGGAGGCGGCGCGCCGTGCGGCCGCAGAAGGCTGGCTGGTGGCCACGGACCTGGCTGAGGCGCTCGCCCGCTCGGGCGTTCCCTTTCACGACGCCCACCGGTTGGTCGGCCGGCTGGTGCTCGAAAGCCTCCGCCAGGGCCGGCAGCCCCAGCACTGGACAGGCGAGGAGCTGCACGCCTTCGATCCGCGTTTCACGCCGGACATGGCGCGGCTGCTGGAACCCGAGGAAGGATTGAAAACGCGCGCCGTGCCCGGGGGCGCGGCGCCGGAGACCGTCTCCGCCGCGCTCGAAGAGGCCCGGCGGCGCCTGGAGTCACTCTCATGA
- the mdh gene encoding malate dehydrogenase → MRKKITVVGAGNVGANCALRIAGKELADVVLVDIVEGMPQGKALDILQSGPVEGYDVMVTGSNDYSPTANSDIVIITAGFPRKPGMSRDDLLMANYEIVKKATEEAVRYSPDAFLILVTNPLDAMCWVAYQVSKFSKNRVMGMAGVLDTARYRTFLAMELGVSVESISALVLGGHGDTMVPLPRLTTVGGIPLPELLPKDRIDAIVQRTRDGGAEIVKLLKTGSAYYAPSAAAVEMAESILKDKKKVLPCAAYLEGEYGLHGLFVGVPVKIGANGIEKIYELSLSDEEKAQLEKSAAAVQELINVLKEKAGLGV, encoded by the coding sequence ATGCGGAAAAAAATCACGGTCGTCGGCGCCGGCAACGTCGGCGCCAACTGCGCGCTGCGCATTGCCGGCAAGGAGCTGGCCGATGTTGTCCTGGTAGACATTGTGGAGGGCATGCCGCAGGGCAAGGCTCTCGATATCCTCCAGTCCGGTCCGGTGGAAGGCTACGACGTCATGGTCACCGGCTCGAACGACTATTCACCCACCGCCAACTCCGACATCGTCATCATCACCGCAGGATTCCCGCGCAAGCCGGGCATGAGCCGCGACGACCTGCTCATGGCCAACTACGAGATCGTGAAAAAGGCCACCGAAGAGGCCGTCCGCTACTCTCCCGACGCTTTCCTCATCCTGGTAACCAACCCGCTGGATGCGATGTGTTGGGTGGCCTACCAGGTGTCAAAGTTCAGCAAGAACCGCGTCATGGGTATGGCCGGCGTGCTGGACACGGCGCGTTACCGGACCTTCCTTGCCATGGAGCTCGGTGTTTCGGTGGAGAGCATCTCGGCGCTGGTGCTCGGCGGCCACGGCGACACGATGGTCCCGCTGCCGCGCCTGACCACCGTCGGCGGCATCCCGCTGCCGGAGCTGTTGCCGAAGGATCGGATCGACGCCATCGTCCAGCGCACGCGCGACGGCGGCGCGGAAATCGTCAAACTGCTCAAGACGGGCAGCGCTTACTATGCACCGTCGGCAGCGGCTGTGGAAATGGCCGAGTCGATCCTCAAAGACAAGAAGAAGGTTCTGCCCTGCGCGGCCTACCTGGAGGGCGAATACGGTCTGCACGGGCTCTTTGTCGGCGTGCCCGTGAAAATCGGCGCCAACGGCATCGAAAAGATTTACGAGCTCTCCCTCAGCGACGAGGAGAAAGCGCAACTGGAAAAGAGCGCCGCCGCCGTTCAGGAGCTGATCAACGTTTTGAAGGAAAAGGCCGGTCTGGGAGTGTAG